In Bacillus cytotoxicus NVH 391-98, the following are encoded in one genomic region:
- the argR gene encoding arginine repressor ArgR has translation MNKGQRHIKIREIIANKEIETQDELVDILRNEGFNVTQATVSRDIKELHLVKVPLHDGRYKYSLPADQRFNPLQKLKRNLVDSFVKLDTAGHMLVLKTLPGNAHALGALIDHLEWDEIIGTICGDDTCLIICRTPEDTGNVSDRFLNML, from the coding sequence ATGAATAAGGGTCAGCGCCATATTAAAATTAGAGAAATTATCGCGAACAAAGAAATTGAAACACAAGATGAACTAGTTGACATTTTACGGAACGAAGGCTTTAATGTAACGCAAGCAACTGTATCACGTGATATTAAAGAACTGCACTTAGTAAAAGTGCCATTACATGATGGTCGCTATAAATATAGCTTACCAGCAGATCAACGCTTCAATCCGTTACAAAAATTAAAACGGAATCTCGTTGATTCGTTTGTGAAATTAGACACAGCAGGGCATATGCTTGTGTTAAAAACATTACCTGGTAATGCTCACGCGCTAGGAGCGCTTATTGATCATTTAGAGTGGGACGAGATTATCGGAACCATTTGTGGTGATGACACTTGCTTAATTATTTGTCGTACGCCTGAAGATACTGGTAATGTATCGGATCGTTTCTTAAATATGCTGTAA
- the yqiS gene encoding phosphate butyryltransferase codes for MKLKHLIDRVAEQPKKTVAVAVAEDHEVIEAVAKAIQLQLAQFRLYGNQEKIMSMLQEYRLQSSEDIAVIATLSSAEAAELSVKAVRNGEADVLMKGNIPTANILKAVLNKEWGLRKGGVLSHVAVFEVPNYDRFIFVTDAAMNIAPDVTQKAAIIQNTVEVARAIGNDLPKVAPIAAVEVINPAMQATIDAAMLTQMNRRGQIKDCIVDGPLALDNAVSQIAAEHKGIASDVAGKADILLVPTIEAGNVLYKSLVYFAKANVGAMIAGAKAPIILTSRADSAETKVYSLALAIATASK; via the coding sequence ATGAAGTTAAAACACTTAATTGATCGAGTAGCAGAACAGCCAAAGAAAACAGTGGCTGTAGCAGTAGCGGAAGATCATGAAGTAATTGAAGCAGTAGCAAAAGCAATTCAATTACAGTTAGCTCAATTTCGTCTATATGGAAATCAAGAAAAGATTATGAGTATGCTACAAGAGTATCGTTTACAATCATCTGAAGACATTGCGGTGATTGCAACACTTTCTAGTGCTGAAGCTGCAGAACTGTCTGTTAAAGCTGTAAGAAATGGTGAAGCAGATGTACTTATGAAAGGAAACATTCCTACAGCAAATATATTGAAGGCAGTACTCAATAAAGAGTGGGGGCTTCGAAAAGGCGGCGTTCTTTCACATGTTGCAGTTTTTGAGGTTCCGAATTATGATCGCTTTATTTTTGTTACGGATGCAGCGATGAATATTGCACCTGATGTAACACAAAAAGCAGCTATTATACAAAATACGGTGGAAGTTGCCCGGGCAATAGGGAATGATTTGCCGAAAGTAGCTCCAATTGCAGCTGTGGAAGTGATTAATCCAGCAATGCAAGCGACAATTGATGCAGCGATGTTAACGCAAATGAATCGCCGTGGACAAATTAAAGATTGTATTGTGGATGGACCGCTCGCTTTAGATAATGCGGTATCTCAAATTGCAGCAGAACATAAAGGTATAGCAAGTGATGTAGCAGGTAAGGCAGATATTTTACTCGTCCCAACAATTGAAGCTGGAAATGTGCTATATAAATCACTCGTTTATTTTGCAAAGGCAAATGTAGGAGCAATGATTGCGGGCGCAAAAGCACCGATTATATTAACATCGCGTGCTGATTCAGCAGAAACAAAAGTATATTCGTTAGCTTTGGCAATTGCCACTGCTTCTAAATAA
- a CDS encoding glycerophosphodiester phosphodiesterase: MTLIFAHRGAAGTYPENTMISFEAAESFGANGVELDVQLTKDGKVVVIHDETVNRTTNGKGAVRNYLYEDLRKLNASYKFNEKVGFCHIPLLEEVLDWLKSNSLLLNIELKNNKVPYRGLEEEVITLVRKYSLEERVILSSFNHYSMKHCHMMAPDIQTAILYREGLHSPWAYAQKMGATAIHPNYRYLQDAIAELTMESGVEVRPYTINDETVIRKYFDMNISAIITDYPETARALLQDKK; the protein is encoded by the coding sequence ATGACTCTTATATTTGCACATCGCGGTGCAGCGGGTACGTACCCAGAGAACACAATGATTTCATTTGAAGCTGCTGAATCTTTTGGGGCAAATGGGGTTGAATTAGACGTTCAACTCACGAAAGATGGAAAAGTTGTTGTTATTCATGATGAAACGGTTAATCGGACAACGAATGGAAAAGGAGCAGTAAGAAATTACTTGTATGAAGATTTAAGAAAGTTAAATGCAAGTTATAAATTTAATGAAAAAGTAGGTTTTTGTCATATCCCTTTATTAGAGGAAGTGTTGGATTGGTTAAAATCCAATTCATTGCTCCTGAATATTGAACTTAAAAATAACAAAGTTCCTTATAGAGGATTGGAAGAAGAAGTCATTACACTTGTGAGAAAGTATAGTTTGGAGGAACGGGTTATTTTGTCATCATTTAATCATTACAGCATGAAACATTGTCATATGATGGCACCAGATATTCAAACGGCGATTTTATATCGAGAAGGATTACATAGTCCTTGGGCATATGCGCAAAAGATGGGAGCAACTGCAATTCACCCAAATTATCGCTATCTTCAAGATGCAATTGCGGAATTAACAATGGAGAGTGGAGTAGAGGTTCGTCCGTATACAATTAATGATGAGACAGTGATTCGTAAATATTTTGACATGAATATTTCGGCGATTATTACAGATTATCCGGAAACAGCTAGAGCACTGTTGCAAGATAAAAAATGA
- a CDS encoding leucine dehydrogenase: protein MALEIFEYLEKYDYEQVVFCQDKESGLKAIIAIHDTTLGPALGGTRMWTYDSEEAAIEDALRLAKGMTYKNAAAGLNLGGAKTVIIGDPRKDKSEAMFRALGRYIQGLNGRYITAEDVGTTVDDMDIIHEETDFVTGISPSFGSSGNPSPVTAYGVYRGMKAAAKEAFGTDSLEGKVIAVQGVGNVAYHLCKHLHAESAQLIVTDINKEAVQRAVEEFGATAVEPNEIYGVECDIYAPCALGATINDETIPQFKAKVIAGSANNQLKEDRHGDIIHEMGIVYAPDYVINAGGVINVADELYGYNRERALKRVESIYDTIEKVIEISKRDSVPTYVAADRLAEERIASLKNTRSTYLRNGHDIISRR from the coding sequence ATGGCATTAGAAATATTCGAATACTTAGAAAAATACGATTATGAGCAAGTAGTATTTTGTCAAGATAAAGAATCTGGATTAAAAGCAATTATTGCAATTCATGATACAACACTTGGACCAGCTCTTGGTGGAACAAGAATGTGGACATATGATTCTGAAGAAGCGGCGATTGAAGATGCACTGCGTCTTGCAAAAGGGATGACATATAAAAATGCAGCAGCTGGTTTAAATCTTGGTGGTGCAAAAACAGTTATTATCGGCGACCCAAGAAAAGATAAAAGCGAAGCGATGTTCCGAGCGCTTGGACGTTACATTCAAGGGTTAAACGGACGCTATATTACAGCAGAAGATGTTGGTACAACAGTAGATGATATGGATATTATCCATGAAGAAACAGATTTTGTAACAGGTATTTCACCTTCATTCGGTTCTTCTGGAAATCCATCACCGGTAACTGCATATGGGGTATACCGTGGTATGAAGGCAGCTGCGAAAGAAGCTTTTGGAACAGATAGCTTAGAAGGTAAAGTGATTGCTGTTCAAGGTGTTGGAAATGTGGCGTATCACCTTTGCAAACATTTACATGCTGAATCAGCACAATTAATTGTTACAGATATTAATAAAGAAGCGGTACAACGCGCAGTAGAAGAATTTGGAGCAACAGCAGTAGAACCAAACGAAATTTATGGTGTTGAATGTGATATTTATGCACCATGTGCGCTAGGTGCAACAATTAATGATGAAACAATCCCACAATTTAAAGCAAAGGTAATCGCAGGTTCTGCAAATAACCAATTAAAAGAAGACCGTCATGGTGATATCATTCATGAAATGGGAATTGTATACGCACCAGATTATGTTATTAATGCAGGCGGCGTAATTAACGTAGCTGATGAATTATATGGATACAATAGAGAACGTGCATTAAAACGTGTAGAGTCTATTTATGACACAATCGAAAAAGTGATTGAAATTTCAAAGCGTGATTCTGTTCCAACTTACGTGGCAGCAGATCGTCTAGCTGAAGAGCGTATTGCAAGCTTAAAAAATACTCGTAGCACATATTTACGCAACGGTCACGATATTATTAGCCGTCGCTAA
- the buk gene encoding butyrate kinase, with translation MSVNRILVINPGSTSTKIGVFDNERPVLEETIRHDTGEIKKYKRIIDQYEFRKETILEILHSHGINISKLSAVCGRGGLLRPIEGGTYTVNEAMLEDLKNGYSGHHASNLGGILAYEIASGLNIPAFIVDPVVVDEMEPIARISGIAGMERKSIFHALNQKAVARKVAAEIGHKYEDLNLIIAHMGGGITVGAHKNGKVIDVNNGLNGEGPFSPERAGTVPVGQLIEMCFSGNYYRDEMMKKIVGQGGLVSLIGTNDAIKVENMVEKGDPEATLIYKAMAYQVAKEIGGASAVLHGKIDAIVLTGGLAYSKILINEIKERVNWIADVIVHPGEDELQALAEGALRVLREEEAPKEYVVREKETVARG, from the coding sequence TTGTCGGTAAATCGAATCCTTGTTATTAATCCTGGTAGTACATCTACAAAAATAGGTGTTTTTGATAATGAGAGACCTGTTTTAGAAGAAACGATTCGCCATGATACAGGAGAAATTAAGAAATATAAGCGAATTATTGATCAATATGAATTTCGAAAAGAAACAATTCTAGAAATTCTTCATTCTCATGGCATCAATATTTCGAAATTAAGCGCTGTTTGCGGTCGTGGAGGATTGCTTCGTCCTATTGAAGGTGGTACATATACAGTGAACGAAGCAATGTTAGAAGATTTAAAAAATGGATATAGCGGGCATCATGCTTCTAATCTTGGTGGGATTTTAGCCTATGAAATTGCTTCAGGATTAAATATTCCTGCATTCATTGTTGACCCAGTTGTCGTAGATGAAATGGAGCCAATCGCTCGGATTAGTGGAATTGCTGGTATGGAACGAAAAAGTATTTTTCATGCATTAAATCAAAAAGCAGTAGCACGTAAAGTTGCAGCAGAAATTGGGCATAAATATGAAGATTTAAATTTGATTATTGCACATATGGGTGGCGGAATTACAGTTGGTGCTCATAAAAATGGCAAAGTCATTGATGTAAATAATGGTCTAAATGGAGAAGGGCCATTTAGTCCAGAGCGTGCTGGGACAGTGCCTGTAGGTCAATTGATAGAAATGTGTTTTTCTGGAAATTATTACCGTGACGAAATGATGAAAAAGATTGTTGGACAAGGCGGCTTAGTAAGTCTTATTGGTACAAATGATGCGATTAAAGTAGAAAATATGGTTGAAAAAGGTGATCCTGAAGCAACTCTTATTTACAAAGCAATGGCTTATCAAGTTGCGAAAGAAATTGGAGGAGCAAGCGCAGTTCTTCATGGGAAAATCGATGCGATTGTATTAACTGGTGGACTTGCGTATAGCAAAATTCTAATAAATGAAATAAAAGAACGAGTGAATTGGATTGCAGATGTCATTGTGCATCCTGGAGAAGATGAGTTACAAGCATTAGCGGAAGGAGCCCTTCGTGTATTACGGGAAGAAGAAGCTCCAAAAGAGTATGTTGTACGAGAAAAAGAAACGGTAGCTAGGGGTTGA
- a CDS encoding YycC family protein, producing MRPLQISPDTAIRLSKALGVPLEQLMHMPQHILIQKLVELEKQNNDEE from the coding sequence ATGAGACCATTACAAATTTCTCCAGATACTGCAATTCGTCTATCAAAAGCGTTAGGTGTTCCACTTGAACAACTTATGCATATGCCGCAGCATATTTTAATTCAAAAACTAGTTGAATTAGAAAAACAAAATAACGATGAAGAATAA
- the spo0A gene encoding sporulation transcription factor Spo0A yields the protein MEKIKVCLVDDNKELVSMLESYVAAQDDMEVIGTAYNGQECLNLLKEKQPDVLVLDIIMPHLDGLAVLEKMRHIERLKQPNVIMLTAFGQEDVTKKAVDLGASYFILKPFDMENLTSHIRQVSGKTNAAIKRPLPSFRSVTTADGKPKNLDASITSIIHEIGVPAHIKGYMYLREAISMVYNDIELLGSITKVLYPDIAKKYNTTASRVERAIRHAIEVAWSRGNIDSISSLFGYTVSMSKAKPTNSEFIAMVADKLRLEHKAS from the coding sequence GTGGAGAAAATCAAAGTATGTCTTGTGGATGATAATAAAGAATTGGTATCAATGCTAGAAAGTTATGTTGCTGCCCAAGATGATATGGAAGTAATCGGAACGGCTTATAATGGTCAAGAATGTTTAAATTTATTAAAAGAAAAACAACCAGATGTACTCGTTTTAGACATTATTATGCCACATTTAGATGGCCTAGCAGTACTGGAGAAAATGCGACATATTGAACGACTAAAACAACCGAATGTTATTATGTTAACAGCATTTGGGCAAGAAGATGTGACAAAGAAAGCAGTTGATCTAGGAGCTTCTTATTTCATATTAAAACCATTTGATATGGAGAATTTAACGAGTCATATTCGTCAAGTAAGTGGTAAAACAAATGCTGCGATAAAACGCCCACTACCATCTTTCCGATCGGTAACAACAGCAGATGGAAAACCGAAAAATTTAGATGCGAGTATTACGAGCATTATTCACGAAATTGGTGTCCCAGCTCATATTAAAGGATATATGTATTTACGCGAAGCAATTTCTATGGTGTACAACGACATTGAGTTGTTAGGATCTATTACGAAAGTATTATATCCAGATATCGCTAAGAAATATAATACAACTGCAAGTCGTGTGGAACGTGCAATTCGACATGCGATTGAAGTAGCATGGAGCCGTGGGAATATTGATTCTATCTCATCTTTATTCGGTTATACCGTATCCATGTCAAAAGCAAAACCGACGAATTCCGAATTTATTGCAATGGTTGCGGATAAATTAAGGCTTGAACATAAGGCGAGTTGA
- a CDS encoding DUF2627 domain-containing protein, with protein MQRYFALLLALIPISLAMLGIKLMRDTVFGILLSPFPVLWLQFLIGTCCFAVGFYLFGGFILHRDRKRNKVQPRFRR; from the coding sequence ATGCAACGTTACTTTGCCCTTCTCCTAGCACTTATTCCGATTTCATTAGCCATGTTAGGGATTAAATTAATGAGAGATACTGTATTCGGCATTCTACTTTCTCCCTTCCCTGTATTATGGCTACAATTTCTAATTGGCACATGTTGTTTCGCTGTCGGTTTTTATCTTTTTGGTGGTTTTATTTTGCACCGTGATCGAAAACGAAACAAAGTACAGCCTCGCTTCAGAAGATAA
- the spoIVB gene encoding SpoIVB peptidase: MNKLRLEHFRKIIGICLLVSLVFIVCFKPLRTFISFPKQLVIFEGEQSEIESLPVFQASSTNHNVFTVSSKQKAPGIMVNSHQNGEADMVFQLAGFPVKKVNVKVLKDFKVIPGGQSIGVKLNTKGVLVVGHHLIQTEKGKVSPGELAGVQVGDMITAINGKTIERMSDVAPFIHSSGETGEPLHLVLLRDGKHIRTKLTPQKDSGESSYRIGLYIRDSAAGIGTMTFIDPNSMKYGALGHVISDNDTKKPIQVEDGQIMRSTVTSIERGSHGNPGEKLAKFSPDHEVIGNITTNSPFGIFGKLNTNVKNGIMDKAMPIALSHQVKEGPAKILTVIDNDKVESFDVDIVSAVPQKFPATKGMVIKVTDKRLLEKTGGIVQGMSGSPIVQNGKVIGAVTHVFVNDPTSGYGVHIEWMLHEAGINIYEQNKKAS, encoded by the coding sequence GTGAATAAATTGAGATTAGAACACTTCCGGAAAATAATAGGGATTTGTCTCCTTGTTTCGTTAGTTTTTATTGTCTGTTTTAAACCATTACGTACATTTATTTCATTTCCAAAACAACTTGTTATTTTTGAAGGGGAACAATCAGAAATAGAATCACTGCCTGTTTTTCAAGCTTCATCTACCAATCATAACGTGTTTACCGTAAGTTCTAAACAAAAAGCGCCGGGGATTATGGTGAATTCACATCAAAATGGTGAGGCGGATATGGTGTTTCAATTGGCTGGTTTCCCTGTGAAGAAAGTAAACGTAAAAGTGTTAAAAGATTTTAAAGTTATTCCAGGTGGACAATCTATCGGTGTGAAGCTGAATACGAAAGGTGTCCTTGTTGTTGGACATCATTTAATTCAAACGGAAAAAGGGAAAGTATCGCCAGGTGAACTAGCAGGTGTACAAGTTGGTGATATGATTACTGCAATTAATGGAAAAACAATCGAAAGAATGAGCGATGTAGCACCATTTATTCATAGTAGTGGTGAAACAGGTGAACCGCTTCATCTTGTGTTATTGAGGGATGGGAAGCATATTCGCACAAAGCTAACGCCACAAAAAGATAGTGGGGAATCATCTTATCGCATTGGTCTATATATTCGTGATTCGGCAGCTGGTATTGGAACGATGACATTTATCGACCCAAATTCCATGAAATATGGAGCGCTTGGTCATGTTATTTCTGACAATGATACAAAAAAACCGATTCAAGTGGAAGATGGGCAAATTATGCGTTCGACAGTCACTTCGATTGAAAGAGGAAGCCATGGAAATCCCGGAGAAAAGTTAGCGAAATTCTCACCAGATCATGAAGTAATTGGGAATATTACAACAAATAGTCCATTTGGAATTTTTGGAAAGCTAAATACAAATGTGAAAAACGGGATAATGGATAAGGCGATGCCAATCGCATTATCTCATCAAGTAAAAGAAGGACCAGCAAAAATATTAACAGTAATTGATAACGATAAAGTAGAATCATTTGATGTTGACATAGTAAGTGCAGTGCCGCAAAAATTTCCAGCTACAAAAGGAATGGTTATAAAGGTTACTGATAAGCGTTTATTAGAAAAAACAGGTGGTATTGTACAAGGAATGAGCGGAAGCCCAATTGTTCAAAATGGAAAAGTGATTGGTGCAGTTACACATGTATTTGTAAATGACCCAACTTCCGGATATGGTGTGCACATTGAATGGATGTTACATGAAGCGGGAATCAATATTTATGAACAAAATAAAAAAGCAAGCTGA
- a CDS encoding sigma-54 interaction domain-containing protein: MKQKVLIIGAGEGGSTILSLLRRSNIFEMIGVIDINPNAKGLQLAKEQSIPTGDHIESFLKKHVDVIFDMTGDEHLHKVLLEKKHEHTLLIPGNIAKIVTKLAHEKEDLIEKLKAQTQQKDLILNSTHDGMIVVNKEGIIKLFNKSAARMTGYTTSEATGKYILEVIPTSKLLRILRTKQIEVNQELTLDNGKKIITTRIPILKEDGEVQGAFAVFKDITEVVNLAEEVTDLKEIQTLLEAIIYSSEEAISVVDEKGRGIVINPAYTKLTGLSEEDIIGKPATTDIVEGESMHMKVLRTRRAVRGIHMKIGQKKRDVIVNVAPVIVDGILKGSVGVIRDVSEIQKLTNDLHRARQIIRTLEAKYSFDDIVGVSDEIMAAIEQAKLGANTPATVLLRGESGTGKELFAHAIHNGSNRKYNKFVRVNCAAISDNLLESELFGYEEGAFSGAKRGGKRGLFEEANNGSIFLDEIGELSASTQAKLLRVLQEKEIVKVGGTKAIPINVRVIAATHVNLEKAILEGEFREDLYYRLNKIPIQIPSLRQRKEDIPFIAERLIQKINQDYGRNVEGVTKAAIEYLQSYDWPGNVRELENILGRAIIFMSYNEVYIDVHHLPSLHKDEQVELKANRLLPELEEKSLEHLVTEFEGNIIREYLDKFNGNKTKTAKALGISVRNLYYKLEKYESAKNSMQ, encoded by the coding sequence ATGAAACAAAAAGTTCTCATTATCGGAGCAGGTGAAGGTGGAAGTACAATATTAAGTTTGTTGAGACGTTCAAATATATTTGAAATGATTGGGGTTATTGATATAAATCCAAATGCGAAGGGATTGCAACTTGCAAAAGAGCAATCAATTCCAACTGGAGATCATATAGAGTCTTTTTTAAAAAAACATGTGGACGTCATTTTTGATATGACGGGGGATGAGCATCTACATAAAGTTCTTTTAGAAAAAAAGCATGAACATACATTACTAATACCGGGAAATATTGCTAAGATCGTTACGAAACTCGCTCATGAGAAAGAAGATTTAATTGAAAAATTAAAAGCTCAAACGCAGCAGAAAGATTTGATTTTAAATTCTACACATGATGGTATGATCGTTGTTAATAAAGAAGGGATTATAAAATTATTTAATAAAAGTGCAGCGCGAATGACAGGTTATACAACAAGTGAAGCTACTGGAAAATATATTTTAGAAGTAATTCCAACAAGTAAATTACTTCGAATTTTACGGACAAAGCAAATCGAAGTAAATCAGGAACTTACATTGGATAACGGAAAAAAGATTATTACGACGCGCATTCCGATTTTGAAAGAGGATGGAGAAGTTCAAGGAGCATTTGCCGTTTTTAAAGATATTACTGAAGTTGTAAACTTGGCCGAGGAAGTTACGGATTTAAAAGAAATACAAACATTACTAGAAGCAATTATTTATTCATCTGAAGAAGCAATTTCTGTTGTAGATGAGAAAGGGAGAGGGATTGTTATAAATCCTGCCTATACAAAATTAACAGGTCTGTCAGAAGAAGATATAATTGGAAAACCTGCAACGACTGACATTGTAGAGGGAGAGAGTATGCATATGAAGGTACTTCGTACGCGTAGGGCTGTGCGGGGAATTCATATGAAAATTGGACAAAAAAAGCGAGATGTAATTGTAAATGTTGCCCCGGTTATTGTTGATGGAATATTAAAAGGTAGTGTAGGGGTGATTCGTGACGTCTCAGAAATACAAAAATTAACAAATGATTTACATCGAGCGAGACAAATTATTCGAACACTCGAAGCAAAATATTCTTTTGATGATATTGTTGGAGTTTCGGATGAAATAATGGCGGCGATAGAGCAAGCGAAACTTGGGGCGAATACGCCAGCGACAGTATTGCTTCGAGGAGAATCAGGAACAGGGAAAGAATTATTTGCGCATGCGATTCATAATGGTAGTAATCGAAAATACAATAAATTTGTTCGTGTAAACTGCGCTGCAATTTCAGACAATCTGTTAGAAAGCGAATTGTTTGGCTATGAAGAAGGGGCGTTTTCTGGTGCAAAAAGGGGTGGGAAACGAGGACTCTTTGAAGAAGCGAACAATGGAAGTATATTTTTAGATGAGATTGGAGAATTATCTGCTAGTACACAAGCGAAATTACTTCGAGTGCTACAAGAAAAAGAAATTGTAAAAGTTGGAGGAACAAAGGCGATTCCAATTAATGTAAGAGTGATTGCTGCAACTCATGTAAATTTAGAAAAAGCGATTTTAGAAGGAGAATTTCGAGAAGATTTATATTATCGTTTAAATAAAATTCCAATTCAAATTCCGTCTCTTCGCCAACGGAAAGAGGATATTCCTTTTATCGCAGAAAGATTAATTCAAAAGATTAATCAAGATTATGGGCGTAATGTAGAGGGAGTAACAAAAGCAGCAATTGAGTATTTACAATCATATGATTGGCCTGGAAATGTGCGGGAGCTGGAAAATATTTTGGGACGAGCGATTATTTTTATGAGTTACAATGAAGTTTATATTGATGTACATCATTTACCTTCTTTGCATAAAGATGAACAAGTTGAATTAAAGGCGAATCGTTTATTACCAGAATTAGAAGAAAAGTCTCTTGAACATTTAGTTACAGAGTTTGAGGGGAATATTATCCGGGAATATTTAGATAAATTTAATGGCAATAAGACAAAAACGGCAAAAGCTTTAGGTATTTCGGTACGAAACTTGTATTATAAGTTAGAAAAATACGAGTCTGCAAAAAATAGCATGCAATAA
- the recN gene encoding DNA repair protein RecN: protein MLSELSIRNFAIIESLNISFQKGLTVLSGETGAGKSIIIDAISLLVGGRGSAEFVRYGTEKAEIEGLFYIEDDKHPCIAKAEELDIEIEDGMMILKRDIAANGKSVCRINGKLVTLSILKEIGKTLVDIHGQHETQDLMNEERHLFMLDHFDGNRIVKQLEKYQEVYVKYEQLKKQLKALTENEQQMAHRLDLIQFQYEEIRKADLKVDEEEELTEERLKISNFEKIYKALGDAYRSLTADGQGLDHVRNAMGQMESIAHLDESYQENHDSIANSYYLLEEVAYQLREKLDMMEYDPNRLDEIETRLNEIRMLKRKYGNTVEEILAYADKIEQEIFTIENKDVHIEKAKKELKELESVILKEATMLSDMRYELAERLTSAIHQELKELYMEKTKFEVRITKKEGNIEDPLVEGIPVKLTVDGYDQVEFYISTNPGEPLKQLSKVASGGELSRIILALKSIFSKHHGVTSVIFDEVDTGVSGRVAQAIAEKIYRVSVNSQVLCITHLPQVASMADSHLFIRKQVANDRTMTSVTILSPEDKVTEIARMISGVEITDLTTEHAKELLTQANHFKQAAEAIQ from the coding sequence TTGTTATCGGAATTATCGATTAGAAACTTTGCTATTATTGAGTCATTAAATATTTCTTTTCAAAAAGGCTTAACTGTATTAAGTGGTGAAACAGGAGCTGGAAAATCAATTATTATTGATGCAATTAGCTTGCTTGTTGGTGGTCGTGGGTCAGCAGAATTTGTTCGATATGGAACAGAGAAAGCAGAAATTGAAGGATTGTTTTATATAGAGGACGATAAGCACCCGTGCATTGCGAAGGCAGAAGAGCTGGATATTGAAATTGAAGATGGCATGATGATTTTAAAACGCGACATAGCTGCGAATGGAAAAAGTGTATGTCGCATAAATGGTAAACTTGTTACATTAAGCATATTGAAAGAAATTGGGAAAACACTTGTTGATATTCACGGACAACATGAGACACAAGATTTAATGAATGAAGAACGGCATCTCTTTATGCTGGATCATTTCGATGGAAATCGAATTGTAAAACAATTAGAAAAATATCAAGAAGTATATGTAAAGTATGAACAATTGAAGAAACAATTAAAAGCTTTAACAGAAAATGAACAACAGATGGCTCACCGATTGGATTTAATTCAATTCCAATATGAAGAAATTCGTAAAGCGGATTTAAAGGTAGATGAAGAAGAGGAATTAACAGAGGAGCGCTTGAAAATCTCTAATTTTGAGAAGATTTATAAAGCGTTAGGTGATGCTTATCGTTCATTAACTGCAGATGGACAAGGCCTTGATCATGTGCGAAATGCAATGGGGCAAATGGAGAGTATTGCACATTTAGATGAATCGTATCAAGAAAATCATGATTCAATAGCGAATAGCTATTATTTGCTGGAAGAAGTAGCCTATCAGCTAAGAGAAAAATTAGATATGATGGAATATGATCCAAATCGTTTAGATGAAATTGAAACTCGTTTAAATGAAATTCGTATGCTAAAGAGAAAGTATGGCAATACTGTAGAAGAGATTTTAGCGTATGCAGATAAAATAGAGCAAGAAATATTTACGATTGAAAATAAAGATGTGCATATTGAAAAGGCTAAAAAAGAGTTAAAAGAATTGGAAAGTGTAATCTTAAAAGAAGCGACAATGTTAAGTGATATGCGTTATGAACTTGCAGAGCGCTTAACAAGTGCTATTCACCAAGAATTGAAAGAACTATATATGGAAAAAACAAAATTTGAAGTGAGAATAACAAAAAAAGAAGGAAATATAGAAGATCCACTCGTTGAAGGAATACCTGTCAAATTAACAGTGGATGGATATGACCAAGTGGAGTTCTATATTTCCACAAATCCAGGTGAACCGTTGAAACAACTTTCAAAAGTTGCTTCTGGAGGAGAGTTATCTCGTATTATTTTAGCTTTAAAGAGTATTTTTTCGAAACATCATGGTGTCACATCTGTCATTTTTGATGAAGTGGATACAGGTGTGAGCGGCCGAGTTGCACAAGCGATTGCTGAAAAAATTTACAGGGTATCAGTAAATTCACAAGTACTTTGCATTACTCATTTACCTCAAGTAGCTTCAATGGCGGATTCACATTTATTTATCCGAAAGCAAGTGGCGAATGATCGGACAATGACATCTGTCACAATACTAAGTCCAGAAGATAAAGTGACAGAAATTGCTCGTATGATTTCTGGTGTAGAAATTACGGATTTAACTACGGAACATGCGAAAGAGTTACTTACGCAAGCAAATCATTTTAAGCAAGCAGCAGAAGCTATCCAATAA